A single window of Botrytis cinerea B05.10 chromosome 3, complete sequence DNA harbors:
- the Bcpg4 gene encoding Bcpg4: protein MPSTKSMAAMLLSAMTLAPALANPIAAPMPTAAPSPVEVESAFVERNIEKRAATCTFSGSLGYSSASKSKASCSTIILKELTVPGGVTLDMTDLPDDTTVIFQGETSFAFKEWEGPLFAVSGNNIKVAGSNADTAILNGNGASYWDGEGGSGGKTKPKFFQAHDLTDSLIETLTILNPPVQVFSINGVSNLELAYITVDASAGDSLGKNTDAFDIGASDTVLIEYATVYNQDDCVAINSGSNIIFKNGYCSGGHGLSIGSVGGRSNNTVDTVSFLSSTVTKSVQGIRIKTIAGDTGTVNNVEYDDITLSSISKYGILIEQNYDGGDLHGDPTTGVPITDLTIKNISGTGAVSSSGYDVVIVCGSTSCKSWTWSSVAVTGGKTYSSCQNVPSVVGSCS from the exons ATGCCTTCCACCAAGTCCATGGCAGCTATGCTGCTTTCCGCCATGACATTGGCACCCGCCTTGGCTAATCCTATTGCGGCCCCAATGCCGACCGCTGCTCCAAGCCCCGTCGAGGTTGAATCTGCCTTTGTCGAGCGCAACATCGAGAAGCGTGCCGCAACCTGTACTTTCAGTGGCTCCCTCGGTTATTCTTCCGCCAGCAAGTCCAAGGCATCATGCTCAACTATTATCCTTAAGGAATTGACTGTCCCCGGTGGTGTCACCCTTGACATGACCGATCTCCCTGATGATACTACTGTCATCTTCCAAGGAGAGACATCATTCGCCTTCAAGGAGTGGGAAGGACCACTTTTCGCTGTCAGTGGAAACAACATCAAGGTCGCAGGATCCAACGCCGACACCGCCATTCTTAACGGAAACGGTGCTTCTTACTGGGACGGTGAGGGAGGAAGCGGTGGCAAGACTAAGCCAAAGTTCTTCCAAGCCCACGACTTGACTGATTCGCTTATCGAGACTCTCACCATTCTCAACCCCCCTGTTCAAGTTTTCAGTATCAACGGTGTTTCAAACCTTGAATTGGCCTACATCACTGTTGATGCTTCCGCTGGTGATTCTTTGGGCAAGAACACCGATGCTTTTGACATTGGTGCTTCCGACACTGTTCTTATTG AGTACGCCACTGTCTACAACCAAGATGACTGCGTTGCTATCAACTCTGGAAGC AACATTATCTTCAAGAATGGTTACTGCTCAGGTGGCCACGGTCTTTCCATCGGATCCGTAGGAGGACGTAGCAACAACACCGTCGACACTGTCTCTTTCCTCAGCTCCACTGTCACCAAGTCCGTCCAAGGTATCCGTATCAAGACTATCGCCGGCGACACCGGAACTGTCAACAACGTCGAGTACGATGACATCACCCTCAGCAGCATCTCTAAATACGGTATCCTCATCGAGCAAAACTACGATGGTGGTGATCTTCACGGAGACCCTACCACTGGTGTCCCCATCACTGATTTGACCATCAAGAACATTTCTGGTACTGGCGCCGTTTCCTCCTCTGGATACGATGTCGTTATTGTCTGTGGTAGCACCTCTTGCAAGTCCTGGACTTGGTCCTCTGTTGCTGTCACTGGTGGTAAGACATACTCTTCTTGCCAGAATGTCCCAAGTGTTGTTGGTTCTTGCTCTTAA
- the Bcvps16 gene encoding Bcvps16: protein MTSPTAEWEKVGDKYYRKTQLYTAVFDQDLELENYVVTGCSYGGAIALYRDETKLQTFRGSQASKSSIDIYSCAGKLIRRINWDQSSIKGLGWTEDEKLIVVTADGTVRCYYDLQGDFNQFSLGNGAEEFGVIDCRFYGTGFVALLSNNHLISVSRYEEPRPKLLATPPEGDVHSWTLIPPTYTLSRSVEVLLSIGQTIHVADAAESEDRFLDIGPFTHISVSPNGKFVALYTEKGNAYVITSDFQSRLSEYNSRSKTPPKDVQWCGNDAVVIAWEDEVHLIGPKNAAAKFYYDGRVHVIADHDGVRLITNDVCDFLQKVPEVTDETFRFGTESPASILLDAVEQLEQQSPKADDNIQLIRPHLVEAVDTCVKAAGHEFNIHWQKQLLKAASFGKSVLDIYNSDDFVDMTETLRVLNAVRYYEIGIPLSYEQFLRLTPEKLVRRLINRREYLLALKISDYLRLPTDRIYVHWASQKVRIGSEDEDTVCRAIVEKLSGKRGISFEEIARAAYDEGRGRLATALLNHEPRAGKQVPLLLSMEEDEIALDKAIESGDSDLIIYVLLHLKKSLPLASFFRVINTRPIATSLVESSARTEDSSLLKDLYYQDDRRVDGANVFIREALQQPDSRTASDKLALAAKLLSDSKETSFELKALHEASLLLRMQESLDRDLTESFIGLSLNETLFKLIKLGYTSRAKKLTTEFKMSEKTSTWIRLRALVSKRDWSALEEISKNRKSPIGWLPFYTLILNAGNQKLAGSFVEKIRAQGEVKGKDIVELWEKCGMRVKAAEECVKIKDVGEWERVLAGCTAGSVEYKEVERIGAVGGLKK, encoded by the exons ATGACAAGTCCAACTGCAGAATGGGAGAAGGTGGGGGATAAGTACTATCGGAAGACACAGTTATATACAGCTGTATTTGACCAGGACCTGGAGCTTGAAAACTACGTGGTCACGGGATGCTCATATGGAGGAGCAATTG CCCTATACCGAGATGAAACAAAGCTCCAAACGTTTCGAGGATCACAAGCATCTAAATCCAGTATCGATATATACAGTTGTGCTGGAAAGCTGATCAGAAGGATCAATTGGGACCAAAGTTCTATTAAAGGTCTCGGCTGGACCGAAGATGAAAAGCTTATTGTTGTAACTGCTGATGGCACAGTACGATGTTACTATGATTTGCAAGGAGATTTTAACCAATTTTCTCTTGGAAATGGCGCTGAGGAATTTGGTGTGATAGATTGCAG ATTCTACGGCACCGGATTTGTGGCCTTGCTCTCAAATAATCACCTAATCTCAGTATCTAGATATGAAGAACCACGTCCAAAATTATTAGCAACGCCCCCTGAGGGCGACGTTCATTCATGGACACTAATACCACCTACATATACATTATCTAGATCAGTTGAAGTCCTTCTGAGCATTGGACAAACCATACACGTTGCAGACGCAGCTGAATCCGAAGATCGTTTTCTAGACATCGGGCCCTTTACTCATATCAGTGTATCGCCAAATGGCAAGTTTGTCGCCCTTTACACAGAAAAAGGGAATGCATATGTCATTACGAGCGACTTCCAAAGCAGACTGAGTGAATACAATTCTAGATCGAAAACACCTCCCAAAGATGTCCAATGGTGTGGTAATGATGCGGTAGTTATTGCTTGGGAGGATGAAGTGCATCTTATTGGCCCTAAGAATGCTGCCGCAAAATTTTATTATGATGGTCGAGTTCACGTTATTGCTG ATCATGATGGCGTTCGTCTGATAACCAATGATGTTTGTGACTTTTTGCAAAAAGTACCGGAAGTAACCGACGAAACCTTCCGATTCGGCACAGAATCACCAGCATCGATATTGTTGGATGCAGTCGAGCAGTTAGAGCAGCAATCTCCAAAAGCAGATGATAACATACAATTGATTAGACCTCACTTGGTAGAGGCAGTTGATACCTGT GTCAAAGCAGCTGGTCATGAATTCAACATCCATTGGCAGAAACAACTCCTCAAGGCCGCTTCATTTGGTAAATCGGTGCTTGATATCTACAACAGTGATGACTTTGTAGATATGACCGAAACACTCCGGGTGTTGAACGCTGTCCGTTATTACGAAATTGGCATACCTCTATCATATGAACAATTTCTACGCCTAACTCCTGAAAAGCTTGTTAGACGTCTCATCAACCGTCGAGAATATCTCTTAGCACTCAAGATATCCGACTATCTACGACTTCCAACCGACAGAATATATGTGCACTGGGCTTCCCAAAAAGTCCGCATAGGatctgaagatgaagatacaGTCTGCCGCGCAATTGTCGAGAAACTTTCTGGTAAACGTGGCATTTCATTTGAAGAGATCGCCCGAGCAGCCTATGACGAAGGACGCGGCCGTTTAGCCACTGCTCTCCTAAACCACGAACCCCGCGCCGGAAAGCAAGTAccccttcttctctccatggaagaagatgaaatagCTCTTGACAAAGCTATCGAATCAGGAGATTCAGATCTAATAATTTACGTCCTCTTACATCTCAAAAAGTCTCTTCCCCTTGCATCCTTCTTCCGCGTAATAAACACTCGGCCCATTGCTACCTCCCTGGTCGAATCCTCAGCACGAACAGAAGATTCCTCTCTCCTGAAAGATCTCTACTACCAAGACGATCGTCGTGTTGATGGTGCTAACGTCTTTATCCGCGAAGCTCTCCAACAACCCGACTCACGCACTGCATCCGATAAACTCGCACTCGCTGCAAAACTCCTCTCGGACTCCAAAGAAACATCTTTCGAACTTAAAGCTCTCCACGAAGCCTCCCTACTTTTGAGAATGCAAGAATCCCTTGACCGCGACCTCACGGAATCATTTATCGGTCTCTCGTTGAATGAAACTCtctttaaattaattaaactAGGCTACACTTCTCGCGCCAAAAAACTCACCACAGAATTTAAAATGTCCGAAAAAACATCCACATGGATACGTCTCCGTGCTCTTGTCTCAAAACGTGATTGGTCTGCTCTCGAGGAAATATCTAAAAATCGTAAATCTCCAATCGGCTGGTTGCCATTCTATACACTTATCCTGAATGCCGGAAATCAAAAACTGGCGGGGAGCTTTGTGGAGAAGATAAGAGCACAAGGAGAAGTTAAAGGAAAGGATATTGTGGAACTTTGGGAAAAGTGTGGGATGAGAGTAAAGGCCGCGGAGGAATGTGTGAAGATCAAAGATGTAGGGGAGTGGGAAAGAGTTTTAGCAGGTTGCACAGCGGGAAGTGTGGAGTATAAGGAGGTAGAGAGAATTGGGGCTGTAGGAGGACTGAAGAAATAG